In a single window of the Acipenser ruthenus chromosome 42, fAciRut3.2 maternal haplotype, whole genome shotgun sequence genome:
- the LOC117400986 gene encoding homeobox protein Hox-C13a: MTTSLVLHPRWADTFMYVYEKSPHENNHNKNSAMEVLSGNCPASHCRDLINHHHPAIGRHSGSIATHQGSVYSDISSPDPSRQCPAPQTSSSAPLGYGYPFGSPYYGCRLSHSHNVNLQQKPCSYHPAEKYAEPSVAVPSEELSSRAKEFAFYPSFASSYQAVPGYLDVSVVPSMNSHPEPRHDALIPMEGYQHWALSNGWDGQVYCTKEQTQSSHLWKSPFPDVVPLQPEVSGYRRGRKKRVPYTKLQLKELEKEYAASKFITKEKRRRISANTNLSERQVTIWFQNRRVKEKKFVCKSKTSHVPPT; this comes from the exons ATGACGACTTCGTTGGTTCTGCATCCACGTTGGGCGGATACCTTCATGTACGTGTATGAAAAAAGCCCGCATgaaaataatcacaataaaaactCAGCCATGGAGGTACTAAGTGGAAATTGTCCAGCGAGCCACTGCCGGGATTTGATCAACCACCACCACCCAGCTATAGGTCGCCATTCCGGGAGCATTGCAACTCACCAAGGGTCGGTCTATTCGGACATTTCTTCCCCGGACCCCAGCAGGCAGTGCCCCGCACCCCAGACTTCTTCCAGCGCGCCCCTGGGCTACGGCTACCCTTTCGGAAGCCCTTACTACGGGTGCCGGCTGTCCCATTCGCACAACGTGAACTTACAGCAGAAGCCTTGCTCCTACCACCCCGCTGAAAAGTATGCTGAACCCAGCGTCGCTGTCCCCTCCGAGGAACTATCGTCCCGGGCTAAGGAGTTCGCGTTTTACCCGAGTTTTGCCAGCTCATACCAAGCCGTCCCGGGCTATTTAGACGTGTCGGTGGTACCGAGCATGAACTCCCACCCGGAACCGAGGCACGATGCGTTGATACCCATGGAGGGTTATCAGCACTGGGCGCTGTCGAACGGTTGGGACGGACAGGTTTACTGTACCAAAGAGCAAACGCAATCGAGTCATCTGTGGAAGTCGCCTTTTCCCG atGTCGTCCCGCTGCAGCCGGAGGTAAGCGGATACCGTCGCGGACGGAAGAAGCGGGTCCCCTACACGAAACTGCAGCTGAAGGAACTGGAGAAGGAATACGCGGCCAGCAAGTTCATCACCAAAGAAAAGCGGCGCCGCATCTCCGCCAACACCAACCTCTCCGAACGCCAGGTGACGATCTGGTTCCAGAACCGCCGCGTCAAAGAGAAGAAGTTTGTGTGCAAATCCAAGACGTCACACGTGCCCCCCACTTGA